In Actinomycetota bacterium, the sequence GCCCGCCGCAGGGCCAGCCGGCCGGTCATCGGACCAGGCGACCGCGCCGAGGAAGACGCCCCCGGCCAGCGCCAGAACGACCAGCAGGCCGGTGAGCAGCAGCCAGCGTCTGGAGGGCCGCGCCTCGGGCGCCGACGATGACCGGTTCGCGGCCTTGGCCTGTTCGTGCTGCTGGAGGCCAGAAACGTAACGCTGAAGCGCCTCAAGCTGACGGTTGAGCTTCTCTTGCTCTGGAGAGATACGGAGGTCGTCTGGCTCTAGCGGCATGCTCTGGCCTCCCCCCTGTGCCTTCGTGGTGCGGCCTCAGAGCGCAACCGCGGGGCACCATGCCCGCCGTACCGCGACGCAAACCGTCCCAGGCAAGGTGGCGCCATCGCCGCCAGGCCCGAGCCATATTCACCCTTACCGGCCGTGCCCCGGATTTGCCCTACGCAGCGGTCGGCAGCGGTCATCCACGGATAACCACGGGGTGTGGTGGGGGTTCGACCAGTCCGACCGCCGCGCCAAGGTCGAGAGGTCCTCCCAAGCTCCCTGCAGCGTTCAACTCGCAGAACTCAGCAACCCTGCTGAATCCCTTGAGCATCCAGAACCCAGCGTGGCTGCAGAACCTATCGATGCTGCACAACCTAGCGAATTGGACAAGAGCGCCCTGACCGGGGTAGCCTCCTCCCCGCCCTCCGAACCCCCCTACCGGAGAGGAGCCCCCCTTTGCGCTGCAAGTTGCTCGTGGTCGCTGTCCTCGCGGCCACGCTGGGCGTCGCCGGCCAGACCGTCCTGGCGCCGCCGGCCCAGGCAAGAGCCATCAACGTGTCGGACGCCCAACAGCACCGGATCCGCAAGGCGGTCAACCGCTACGCCGAGATCCAGGTCGCCCAGCGTGAGCCCTACTGCTACGGCGGCACCGGACCCAACTGCTTCGACTGCTCCGGCCTGGTCGTCGCCGCCTACCGCTACGCCGGGGTCAACCTGACCGGCCGCGGCGTCCGGACCTCCCGCCAGCTGTACTCCTTCACCACCCGGACCTCGCTCTCCACCTCACGGACCGGGGACCTGCTGTTCTACGACTACGACCACAACGGGGTCGTCTCCCACGTGGAGATCGTGTACCGCAAGAACGGCACCGGGCCGAGGATGGCGGTCTCAGCGACCCACTCGGGCGGCCCCCCGGTGAACTTCCACAAGATCCGCACCACGGGGCTGGTCAAGGTGGGCAGAGTGGTGACCTAGGTCGGCCGGGCCGGCGGGACGCCGAGGCAGCTCCTCACGAGGCAGCCTCGGGCCAGGTTCTTGAAGCCGCTCAAGAGCCCGTACACCGTGATCTGGATGATCACCCCGAAACCTTCCCCGACACCGGCCTGGGCCGCCGGAGCGCCCGGACCCCGAACAGCACCAGCCCGGCCAGGACCAGCACCGGCGTCAGCCAGACCACCGCGACCAGCACGGCCGCGGCCATCACCCCGAGCCCGTTCACGGCGGTCGCCCACGCCCGGGCCAGCCGGCCGGTCGGCTGGGGGGCCGGGCCGCCGGCGCCCGGCTCGGTGAGCTGCAGCACGATGGTGGAGAACGACGACTGGTCCTCGAGGTGGTCCAGCTGCCCCTGGAGCCGCTCGATGTTCGACTGCACCTGCTGGAGCTGGTTCTGCACGGCGATCACGTCGGTGACCGACTTGGCCCGGTCGAGCAGGCGCAGATACACCCGCTCCTGGGCCCGCCAGGCGGCCAGCTGGCCGTTGAGGTCGACGTACTGGTTGGTCACGTCCTC encodes:
- a CDS encoding NlpC/P60 family protein, producing MRCKLLVVAVLAATLGVAGQTVLAPPAQARAINVSDAQQHRIRKAVNRYAEIQVAQREPYCYGGTGPNCFDCSGLVVAAYRYAGVNLTGRGVRTSRQLYSFTTRTSLSTSRTGDLLFYDYDHNGVVSHVEIVYRKNGTGPRMAVSATHSGGPPVNFHKIRTTGLVKVGRVVT